A DNA window from Carnobacterium funditum DSM 5970 contains the following coding sequences:
- the mutL gene encoding DNA mismatch repair endonuclease MutL, which yields MAKIQELSELLTNQIAAGEVIERPASVVKELIENAIDAGSTQIEILIEEAGLKKIKIIDNGEGISSEEVLNAFKRHATSKIYSRDDLFRIRTLGFRGEALPSIASVSEVTLETSTGEQEGAFVYLRGGKLIEERSAQSRKGTTITVENLFFNTPARLKYVKTIQTELANITDIVNRMAISHPDIAFRLVHDENQLMRTAGNGDLKQTLAGIYGVALAKKMRKIDGKDLDFQISGYISLPEMTRASRNYLSIIINGRYIKNYLLNKAIVAGYRSKLMVGRFPIAVIEITTDPLLMDVNVHPTKQEIRISKEKELMALIELAIHQCLSNEQLIPDAIANLNFKKQTDQTYNSDEQTKLNFSDDSINQSNKPEKAATYHDLWETPKTRFFSNQKNEEFNNLQSKPADEDENETFILNEPDSLNNQEDKSSLQVALLSQHQAPYLQTAEKLMEAKKMDLPEKINLPSLEYIGQMHGTYLFAQNEEGLYILDQHAAQERIKYEYFRKKIGEVSTDLQELLVPILLDYPNSDTIKIKENQQALEEIGIHLEAFGQNSFLLRSHPVWFDKGAEEQIAKDLIDLLLEKGKVDVAKFREATAIMMSCKGSIKANHHLNDAEARSLLKDLTKTKNPYNCPHGRPVLIRFTNNDMEKMFKRIQDSH from the coding sequence ATGGCGAAAATTCAAGAACTTTCCGAACTATTAACGAATCAAATTGCAGCTGGGGAAGTGATCGAACGACCAGCTTCCGTTGTGAAAGAACTGATTGAAAATGCAATTGATGCAGGCAGTACCCAAATCGAAATTTTAATTGAAGAGGCTGGACTTAAAAAAATTAAGATAATCGATAATGGAGAAGGAATTTCATCAGAAGAAGTGTTAAATGCTTTTAAGCGACATGCGACAAGTAAGATTTATTCGCGTGATGATTTATTTAGAATTCGTACATTAGGATTTAGAGGCGAAGCTTTGCCAAGTATTGCTTCTGTTTCTGAAGTTACATTGGAAACCTCAACTGGAGAGCAAGAAGGGGCTTTCGTCTATTTAAGAGGCGGTAAACTAATAGAAGAACGTTCTGCTCAGTCCAGGAAAGGAACTACAATAACGGTAGAGAATTTGTTTTTTAATACACCTGCTCGCTTAAAGTATGTAAAAACAATCCAAACTGAGCTTGCTAATATAACAGATATCGTCAATAGAATGGCTATTAGCCATCCTGACATAGCATTTAGGTTGGTTCATGATGAGAACCAATTAATGAGAACCGCTGGCAATGGTGATTTAAAACAAACGTTAGCAGGGATTTATGGTGTGGCTTTGGCTAAAAAAATGCGTAAAATAGACGGAAAAGATTTAGATTTTCAGATCAGTGGGTATATATCACTACCAGAAATGACAAGAGCAAGTCGTAACTATCTTTCTATTATTATTAATGGACGTTATATTAAAAATTATTTATTGAATAAAGCTATTGTTGCTGGCTATCGTTCGAAACTTATGGTCGGTCGTTTCCCAATTGCTGTTATTGAAATTACAACAGATCCATTATTGATGGATGTTAACGTTCACCCGACTAAACAAGAAATAAGGATTAGCAAAGAAAAAGAATTGATGGCGTTAATTGAATTAGCTATTCACCAGTGTTTAAGTAACGAGCAGTTAATACCGGATGCAATAGCTAATTTAAATTTCAAAAAACAAACGGATCAGACGTACAACTCTGATGAACAAACAAAACTAAATTTTTCTGATGATTCAATCAATCAAAGCAATAAACCTGAAAAAGCAGCGACTTATCATGATCTTTGGGAAACACCAAAAACTCGATTTTTCTCTAATCAAAAAAATGAAGAATTTAATAATTTGCAATCTAAACCAGCAGATGAGGACGAGAATGAGACTTTTATTTTAAATGAGCCTGACTCTTTGAATAATCAAGAAGACAAATCTAGTTTACAAGTTGCTTTATTATCTCAACATCAGGCACCTTACCTTCAAACAGCCGAAAAACTAATGGAAGCTAAGAAAATGGACTTACCTGAAAAAATTAATTTGCCTTCATTAGAATATATTGGACAAATGCATGGAACCTATTTGTTTGCACAAAATGAAGAAGGATTATATATCTTAGATCAACATGCGGCACAAGAAAGAATCAAATACGAATATTTCCGGAAAAAGATTGGTGAAGTAAGCACAGATTTGCAAGAATTATTAGTGCCTATTTTATTGGATTACCCTAATAGTGATACTATTAAAATTAAAGAAAATCAGCAGGCTCTTGAAGAGATTGGCATTCACTTAGAGGCTTTCGGGCAAAATAGTTTTTTGTTGAGAAGTCATCCGGTGTGGTTTGATAAAGGAGCAGAAGAGCAGATAGCTAAAGACTTAATTGATTTATTGTTAGAAAAAGGTAAAGTGGATGTGGCAAAGTTTCGTGAAGCTACAGCTATTATGATGAGTTGTAAAGGATCCATAAAAGCTAATCATCACTTAAATGACGCAGAAGCACGTTCTTTATTAAAGGATTTAACTAAAACTAAAAATCCTTATAATTGTCCTCACGGTCGCCCTGTATTGATTCGCTTCACGAATAACGATATGGAGAAAATGTTCAAACGGATTCAAGATTCTCACTAA
- the ruvB gene encoding Holliday junction branch migration DNA helicase RuvB yields the protein MSDQERIISGESDSLDELSIEKKLRPQRLNQYIGQSKLKLELGIYIAAAKNREEALDHVLLYGPPGLGKTTMAMVISNEMDVNIRTTSGPAIEKAGDLVALLSELEAGDVLFIDEIHRMPRMVEEILYSAMEDYFVDIIVGQGPTAHPIHFPLPPFTLIGATTRAGMLSAPLRDRFGIVSHMEYYTVADLSDIVIRSADVFQTEIHVDGALEIARRSRGTPRVANRLLKRVRDYAQVQSNGVVDKKSADEALTMLRVDQKGLDFVDQKMVRTMIEVYKGGPVGLSTIAANIGEEMETIEDMVEPYLLQMGFIQRTPRGRIVTQLGFDHLGYPPTNN from the coding sequence ATGTCTGACCAAGAACGCATTATCTCAGGGGAAAGCGACAGTTTAGATGAATTATCTATCGAAAAAAAATTGCGTCCTCAACGTTTAAATCAATATATTGGACAATCAAAATTAAAATTAGAACTAGGAATTTATATTGCGGCTGCTAAAAACCGTGAAGAAGCTTTAGACCACGTTCTATTATATGGACCACCTGGACTAGGCAAAACAACAATGGCAATGGTCATATCAAATGAAATGGATGTCAATATACGTACGACTAGCGGTCCAGCAATTGAAAAAGCAGGGGATTTAGTTGCATTATTAAGTGAATTAGAGGCCGGCGATGTTTTATTTATTGATGAAATTCATAGAATGCCACGAATGGTAGAAGAGATACTCTATTCAGCAATGGAAGATTATTTTGTTGATATTATTGTTGGTCAAGGGCCAACAGCCCATCCAATTCATTTTCCGTTGCCCCCTTTTACGTTGATAGGAGCAACAACACGAGCAGGCATGTTATCAGCCCCTTTACGAGATCGTTTTGGAATTGTTTCACATATGGAATATTATACAGTAGCAGATTTAAGTGATATTGTTATTCGTTCTGCTGATGTTTTTCAAACGGAGATACATGTCGATGGTGCATTAGAAATTGCAAGAAGATCAAGAGGCACCCCGCGTGTAGCTAATCGTTTGTTGAAAAGGGTAAGGGATTATGCCCAAGTGCAATCAAATGGCGTGGTAGATAAAAAGAGTGCAGATGAGGCCTTAACTATGCTAAGAGTAGATCAAAAAGGCTTGGATTTTGTCGATCAAAAAATGGTCAGAACAATGATTGAAGTTTACAAAGGTGGACCAGTAGGACTGTCAACAATTGCAGCTAATATTGGAGAAGAAATGGAAACAATTGAGGACATGGTGGAACCTTATTTATTGCAGATGGGCTTTATTCAGCGGACGCCACGTGGTAGAATTGTTACACAGCTAGGTTTTGACCATTTAGGTTATCCTCCTACAAACAATTAG
- a CDS encoding TIGR00282 family metallophosphoesterase — MRLLFIGDVVGSMGREMVHDHLHKLKQQYKPQVTILNGENAAAGRGITEKIYKGFLQDGVDIVTMGNHTWDNREIFEFIKDAKKMIRPANYPEGTLGNGIAYIKVNQLELAVINLIGRVFMSDVDDPFRKADELVEEASQRTPLIFVDFHAETTSEKQALGWYLDGRVSAVVGTHTHVQTNDARILPAGTAYLTDVGMTGPYDEILGMKRESVINRFLTQMPTRFEVPKEGRKLLSGCFIEIDDLTGAAKKIENIVINDDRPFGNDF; from the coding sequence ATGAGATTATTATTCATTGGTGATGTTGTAGGATCTATGGGACGAGAAATGGTTCATGATCATTTACACAAATTAAAACAACAATACAAACCACAAGTAACTATTTTAAATGGTGAAAATGCAGCAGCAGGAAGAGGCATTACTGAAAAAATCTATAAAGGGTTTCTCCAAGATGGAGTAGATATTGTTACTATGGGAAATCATACATGGGACAACCGTGAAATTTTTGAATTTATTAAGGATGCGAAAAAAATGATTCGTCCAGCAAATTACCCTGAAGGAACACTTGGGAATGGTATTGCTTATATTAAAGTAAATCAATTGGAGTTAGCTGTTATCAATCTTATTGGTCGAGTATTTATGTCAGATGTAGATGATCCATTTAGAAAAGCGGATGAATTAGTTGAAGAAGCGAGCCAACGGACTCCTTTGATATTTGTTGATTTCCATGCTGAAACAACCAGTGAAAAACAAGCATTAGGATGGTACCTTGATGGTAGAGTTTCCGCAGTAGTTGGAACACATACACACGTACAAACTAATGATGCCCGTATTTTACCCGCCGGTACAGCCTACTTAACCGATGTGGGCATGACCGGTCCGTATGATGAAATTTTAGGAATGAAACGTGAATCAGTTATTAATCGCTTTTTGACTCAGATGCCAACACGCTTCGAGGTGCCTAAGGAAGGACGTAAATTATTATCAGGTTGTTTTATCGAAATTGATGATTTAACGGGAGCAGCAAAAAAAATTGAAAATATTGTTATTAATGATGATCGTCCATTTGGGAATGATTTTTAA
- the queA gene encoding tRNA preQ1(34) S-adenosylmethionine ribosyltransferase-isomerase QueA, which translates to MLSTNDFDFELPEELIAQTPLEDRSGSKLLLLNKQNGEIKDEYFPAILNELEAGDALVMNDTRVLPARLHGVKPETGGHLEVLLLKNTADDQWETLVKPAKRAKIGTKISFGDGRLEAVVKEELDHGGRIIEFYYEGIFLEVLESLGEMPLPPYIKERLEDNERYQTVYAKENGSAAAPTAGLHFTQELLEEIKAKGVKLVFLTLHVGLGTFRPVSVDSIEDHEMHSEFYRLSNEAADQLNKVKATGGKIIAVGTTSIRTLETIGTKFNGEIKAASGWTTIFISPGYEFKIVDAFLTNFHLPKSTLVMLVSAFAGREKVLEAYAHAVKEQYRFFSFGDAMFVK; encoded by the coding sequence ATGTTATCAACAAATGATTTTGATTTTGAATTACCCGAGGAGTTAATTGCACAAACTCCATTAGAAGATCGCTCTGGCTCAAAGCTATTGCTGCTAAATAAACAAAATGGCGAGATAAAAGACGAATACTTTCCAGCTATTTTAAATGAACTAGAGGCTGGTGATGCGTTAGTTATGAATGATACGCGTGTATTGCCAGCTAGACTTCATGGAGTGAAACCTGAAACTGGTGGACACTTAGAAGTATTGTTGTTAAAAAATACTGCTGACGATCAATGGGAAACATTGGTTAAACCTGCAAAAAGAGCAAAAATAGGAACGAAAATTTCATTTGGTGATGGTCGTTTAGAAGCTGTCGTAAAAGAAGAGTTAGACCATGGTGGTCGAATTATTGAATTTTATTACGAAGGGATTTTTCTAGAAGTATTAGAATCGCTTGGCGAAATGCCATTGCCTCCGTATATAAAAGAACGCTTAGAAGACAATGAACGGTATCAAACAGTTTACGCGAAAGAGAACGGATCTGCTGCAGCTCCGACTGCTGGACTTCATTTTACACAAGAGTTATTAGAAGAAATTAAAGCAAAAGGGGTTAAACTTGTATTCTTAACACTTCACGTTGGTTTAGGTACGTTTAGGCCAGTAAGCGTTGATTCAATTGAAGACCATGAGATGCACTCTGAATTCTATCGATTGTCCAATGAGGCTGCCGATCAGTTAAACAAAGTAAAAGCTACTGGAGGAAAAATTATAGCGGTGGGTACAACTTCGATTCGTACGCTTGAAACAATAGGTACTAAGTTTAACGGTGAAATTAAAGCAGCTAGTGGTTGGACTACTATTTTTATTTCTCCAGGGTATGAATTTAAAATTGTAGATGCTTTTCTAACAAATTTTCATCTTCCAAAATCAACACTAGTGATGTTGGTTAGTGCTTTTGCAGGAAGAGAGAAAGTTTTGGAAGCATATGCTCATGCGGTAAAAGAACAGTATCGATTCTTTAGTTTTGGTGATGCTATGTTCGTAAAATAA
- the rny gene encoding ribonuclease Y has translation MNFNSIAFAIVTLVVGLFVGYAIRKSKHEKELAGARNTATGILDEAYREAETMKKEAMLEAREENYKYRTEIETELKERRNEILRQENRLVQREDNIDRKNDSLEKRERTLEAKEEKLGSRQQLLDDLEIQARKLVEQQETELENVAALSREDAKHIIIEETEEQLSHELAVMVKHSEEKAKEEGDRRARELIALAIQRSAADQVSESTVSVVSLPNDEMKGRIIGREGRNIRALETLTGIDLIIDDTPEAVILSGFDPIRREIARMTLEKLIQDGRIHPARIEEMVEKSRKEMDERIREIGEQATFEVGVHSIHPDIIKILGRLRFRTSYGQNVLQHSIEVAKLAGVLAAELGEDVTLAKRAGLLHDIGKALDHEVEGSHVEIGAEIAMRYKENETVINAIASHHGDVEATSVISVLVAASDALSAARPGARSESLENYIHRLEKLENISNSFEGVEQSYAIQAGREIRIMVKPDTVDDLEAINLARDVRNMIEDELDYPGHIKVTVIREIRAVEYAK, from the coding sequence ATGAATTTTAACAGTATAGCCTTCGCTATCGTTACTTTAGTTGTCGGTCTTTTTGTAGGGTATGCCATCCGCAAATCAAAACATGAAAAAGAATTGGCTGGTGCTAGGAACACTGCAACTGGAATATTGGATGAAGCTTATAGAGAAGCAGAAACCATGAAAAAGGAAGCGATGTTAGAAGCGAGGGAAGAAAACTACAAATATAGAACTGAAATTGAAACTGAGCTGAAAGAAAGAAGAAATGAGATTCTAAGACAAGAAAATCGGTTAGTACAGCGTGAAGATAACATTGACCGTAAAAATGACAGCTTAGAAAAACGTGAACGGACACTTGAAGCAAAAGAAGAGAAATTAGGTTCAAGACAACAACTATTGGACGATTTGGAGATCCAAGCAAGAAAGCTAGTTGAACAACAAGAAACAGAATTAGAAAATGTAGCTGCTCTTTCACGAGAAGATGCTAAACATATTATTATAGAAGAGACAGAAGAACAGTTGTCTCATGAATTGGCTGTTATGGTTAAACATTCTGAAGAAAAAGCTAAAGAAGAAGGAGATCGTCGTGCACGCGAATTGATTGCTTTAGCCATTCAAAGAAGTGCTGCAGATCAGGTTTCTGAATCTACGGTTTCAGTCGTATCTCTACCGAATGATGAGATGAAAGGTCGTATTATTGGACGTGAGGGTCGTAATATACGAGCTCTTGAAACGTTGACTGGGATCGATTTAATTATTGATGATACACCAGAAGCAGTCATTTTAAGTGGATTTGATCCGATTCGTCGTGAGATTGCCCGTATGACACTTGAGAAACTAATTCAAGATGGAAGAATTCATCCTGCCCGCATTGAAGAAATGGTAGAGAAATCACGTAAAGAAATGGATGAACGAATCCGCGAAATTGGTGAACAAGCAACATTCGAAGTCGGAGTACATTCTATTCACCCTGACATTATAAAAATATTGGGACGTTTACGTTTCAGAACAAGTTATGGACAAAATGTCTTGCAACATTCGATTGAAGTCGCTAAGTTAGCAGGAGTACTTGCCGCTGAATTAGGAGAAGACGTGACCTTAGCTAAACGTGCAGGACTACTTCATGATATCGGTAAAGCGTTAGACCATGAAGTAGAAGGTTCTCATGTAGAAATTGGTGCAGAAATCGCTATGCGTTACAAAGAAAACGAAACAGTGATTAATGCAATTGCCTCTCATCATGGAGATGTTGAAGCAACTTCTGTTATTTCAGTCTTAGTAGCAGCTTCAGATGCTTTATCTGCCGCTAGACCAGGAGCTAGAAGTGAATCACTTGAAAATTATATTCATCGTCTTGAAAAATTAGAAAATATTTCTAATAGCTTTGAAGGTGTAGAACAGAGTTATGCTATTCAAGCTGGTCGCGAAATAAGAATCATGGTTAAACCAGATACAGTTGATGATCTAGAAGCTATCAATTTAGCTCGGGATGTTCGAAATATGATTGAGGATGAGTTAGATTATCCAGGACATATTAAAGTAACCGTTATTCGTGAAATACGAGCAGTTGAATATGCAAAATAG
- the ruvA gene encoding Holliday junction branch migration protein RuvA, whose protein sequence is MYEYLKGMVTFIGPAYIVLELNGIGYLLYIANPFRFSNQLNQETTLYIHQAVREDAITLYGFKDYNEKQLYLKLISVSGIGPKSGLAILANDDHSGLVQAIENEEASYLMKFPGVGKKTAAQIILDLKGKLDDLEIISSPVVGAIQQHLSLSHKQGPVNEAVEALVALGYSAREIKKVEPEIRKMNKDTTDAYLREALRLLMKK, encoded by the coding sequence ATGTATGAATACCTTAAGGGCATGGTTACTTTTATTGGTCCTGCCTATATCGTGCTAGAATTAAATGGAATAGGTTATTTGTTATACATAGCAAATCCATTTCGGTTTTCTAACCAATTAAATCAAGAAACAACTCTTTATATTCATCAAGCTGTCCGAGAAGATGCTATCACTCTATATGGATTTAAAGACTATAACGAAAAACAGTTGTACTTAAAATTAATTAGTGTATCAGGAATTGGACCTAAAAGTGGATTAGCTATATTAGCTAATGATGACCATTCAGGTTTAGTGCAAGCTATCGAAAACGAAGAGGCCTCATATTTAATGAAGTTTCCGGGAGTGGGTAAAAAAACAGCTGCTCAAATTATTTTAGACTTAAAAGGTAAACTTGACGACTTAGAAATAATCAGTTCGCCAGTTGTGGGAGCGATTCAACAGCACTTGAGTTTGTCTCATAAACAAGGACCTGTTAATGAAGCAGTTGAAGCTTTAGTTGCTCTCGGGTATAGTGCAAGAGAAATCAAAAAAGTTGAACCAGAAATTCGCAAAATGAATAAAGATACAACAGATGCTTACTTAAGAGAAGCATTACGTTTATTGATGAAAAAATAA
- the mutS gene encoding DNA mismatch repair protein MutS yields MPQKTEHTPMMVQYLGIKKQYPDAFLFYRLGDFYEMFNEDAIKASQLLEVTLTSRNRNAENPIPMCGVPYHAARGYIDVLIEKGFKVAICEQVEDPKTAKGMVKREVVQLITPGTAIESKNMDAKSNNYLAAILVTNTNQFNLAYADLSTGELKATQLSSVEEVINELSSLKTKEVVFEEAESLDLQTELQMKLGVMISTQQSSDENASLSYLSSEVEDEHIISAIKMLLSYLAVTQKRNLTHLQKAEVYIPEHFLKMDHYSKHNLELASSIRTGQKKGTLLWLLDETKTAMGGRLMKQWIDRPLIQEQAIKRRQDVVESLINHFFERTDLNEALTKVYDLERLAGRVAFGNVNGRDLLQLKSSLSQIPLLKQIIALINKNEWDTLLTNLDDVPEAVELIERAVDLDAPLFLKDGNVIKDGFDEQLDCYRDAMKNGKLWIAQLEAQERQKTGIKTLKIGYNRVFGYYIEITKSNLASLPEGLYERKQTLANAERFITPELKEKETLILEAEEKSLALEYELFTKVRDEVKQYIDRLQLLAKTVATIDVLQSFATISEKYHYVRPELTFDSRELVLKDGRHPVVEKVLGQQTYVPNSVEMNEQTEIMLITGPNMSGKSTYMRQLALTVIMAQMGCFVPAQSAKLPIFDRIFTRIGAADDLISGQSTFMVEMIEANQALRHATQHSLILFDEIGRGTATFDGMALAEAIIEYIHNHVHGKTLFSTHYHELTVLDEELKGLVNTHVGAIEEDGELIFLHKMLPGAADKSYGIHVAKLAGLPKNLLTRATVILERLEKKEKLLLESTGQETKNTDKTKSRKNKEIEKEEQLSLFGIVDEKEVSIVKTLTELNLLTMTPLEALNVLHNLQQQLD; encoded by the coding sequence ATGCCACAAAAAACAGAACATACACCTATGATGGTACAATATTTAGGGATTAAAAAACAATATCCGGATGCGTTTTTATTTTATCGCTTAGGTGATTTCTATGAGATGTTCAATGAAGATGCGATAAAAGCTTCTCAACTATTGGAAGTTACATTAACTAGTCGCAATCGCAATGCAGAGAATCCTATACCGATGTGCGGAGTACCTTATCATGCAGCCAGGGGATATATTGATGTATTAATTGAAAAAGGCTTTAAAGTAGCTATTTGTGAACAAGTAGAAGATCCGAAAACTGCTAAGGGAATGGTCAAACGAGAAGTCGTTCAATTAATCACACCTGGAACGGCGATAGAGTCAAAAAATATGGATGCAAAATCTAACAATTATTTGGCTGCAATTTTGGTAACGAATACCAACCAATTTAACTTAGCCTATGCTGATTTAAGTACCGGAGAACTAAAAGCTACCCAGTTATCTTCTGTGGAAGAAGTAATCAATGAATTAAGTAGCTTAAAAACAAAAGAAGTTGTTTTTGAAGAAGCTGAAAGTCTTGATTTACAAACTGAATTACAAATGAAGTTAGGTGTCATGATATCAACGCAACAAAGTAGCGATGAGAATGCTTCATTATCTTATTTGTCTAGTGAAGTAGAGGATGAGCACATTATTTCAGCTATAAAAATGTTGTTGTCTTATTTAGCAGTAACTCAAAAAAGAAATTTGACTCATTTACAAAAGGCAGAAGTATATATCCCAGAACACTTTTTAAAAATGGATCATTATTCAAAACATAACTTAGAGTTAGCTTCTTCTATCAGAACTGGTCAAAAAAAAGGAACCTTACTTTGGCTTTTAGATGAAACTAAAACGGCTATGGGTGGCCGGTTAATGAAGCAATGGATTGATCGACCTCTAATTCAAGAACAGGCTATAAAAAGACGTCAAGATGTTGTAGAAAGTCTAATTAATCATTTCTTTGAACGAACCGATTTAAATGAAGCTTTAACAAAAGTGTACGATTTAGAACGTTTAGCTGGAAGAGTAGCATTCGGAAACGTTAATGGTCGAGATTTGCTTCAATTGAAAAGTTCTTTATCACAAATCCCACTATTGAAGCAAATTATCGCTTTAATAAACAAGAACGAATGGGATACCTTACTGACTAATTTAGATGATGTTCCTGAGGCTGTGGAGTTAATAGAACGTGCTGTTGATTTAGATGCGCCTCTTTTTTTGAAAGATGGGAATGTTATTAAAGATGGATTTGATGAGCAACTAGATTGTTATCGAGATGCTATGAAAAATGGTAAGCTATGGATCGCTCAACTAGAAGCTCAAGAACGCCAAAAAACAGGCATCAAAACTTTGAAAATTGGTTATAATCGAGTATTTGGCTATTATATCGAAATAACTAAATCTAATCTAGCTTCCCTACCGGAAGGGTTATATGAGCGTAAGCAAACTTTAGCCAATGCTGAACGATTCATTACACCTGAATTAAAAGAAAAAGAAACACTCATTTTGGAAGCAGAAGAAAAGTCATTAGCTTTAGAATATGAATTGTTTACCAAAGTGAGAGACGAGGTTAAGCAATATATTGATAGACTGCAATTGTTGGCTAAGACAGTAGCAACTATTGACGTCCTGCAAAGTTTCGCTACAATTAGTGAGAAATACCACTACGTAAGACCAGAGTTGACTTTCGATAGTAGAGAACTGGTACTTAAGGACGGTCGACACCCGGTTGTAGAAAAAGTACTAGGCCAACAGACTTATGTGCCCAATAGTGTTGAAATGAACGAGCAGACAGAGATTATGTTGATAACGGGTCCAAATATGTCCGGAAAAAGCACGTATATGCGTCAGCTAGCCTTAACGGTCATTATGGCTCAGATGGGTTGCTTTGTTCCTGCTCAATCAGCTAAATTACCAATATTTGATCGGATTTTCACTCGTATTGGAGCAGCGGATGATTTAATTTCTGGGCAAAGTACGTTTATGGTTGAAATGATAGAAGCTAATCAAGCGCTACGTCATGCTACTCAACATAGTCTGATTTTATTTGATGAGATTGGTAGAGGAACAGCTACATTTGATGGTATGGCTTTGGCAGAGGCCATTATTGAATACATCCATAATCATGTCCACGGAAAAACATTGTTTTCTACTCATTATCATGAATTGACGGTATTGGATGAGGAGTTAAAAGGGTTAGTAAACACGCATGTAGGGGCTATAGAAGAAGATGGAGAATTGATCTTTTTACACAAAATGCTACCAGGAGCGGCTGATAAGAGTTATGGGATACACGTAGCTAAGCTGGCTGGGTTGCCCAAGAACTTGTTAACGAGAGCAACGGTAATTTTAGAACGTCTGGAAAAGAAAGAAAAATTATTATTAGAATCAACAGGTCAAGAAACGAAGAATACAGATAAAACAAAATCCAGAAAAAATAAAGAAATAGAAAAAGAAGAGCAATTATCCTTGTTTGGAATAGTAGATGAAAAAGAAGTTTCTATTGTAAAAACATTAACTGAATTAAATCTATTAACGATGACTCCTTTAGAAGCCTTAAATGTATTGCATAACCTCCAACAGCAGCTTGACTAA
- the msrB gene encoding peptide-methionine (R)-S-oxide reductase MsrB yields MKDVKKDELKKRLTPIQYEVTQNEATERPFTGEYDAFYDDGIFVDVVSGKPLFSSTDKYDAGCGWPSFTKPIDSKEVIEKTDRKLLGMKRTEVRSQEADSHLGHVFNDGPPEEGGLRYCINSAALRFVPKEQLEQEGYSSYLKIFN; encoded by the coding sequence ATGAAAGATGTAAAAAAAGACGAATTGAAAAAAAGACTGACACCCATTCAATATGAAGTAACCCAAAACGAAGCAACAGAAAGACCTTTTACTGGAGAGTATGATGCCTTTTATGATGACGGTATTTTTGTCGACGTAGTAAGTGGAAAACCGTTATTTTCTTCAACAGATAAATACGATGCTGGATGCGGTTGGCCGTCTTTTACAAAGCCTATTGATTCCAAAGAAGTGATTGAAAAAACAGATCGTAAATTATTAGGTATGAAAAGAACGGAAGTACGCAGCCAAGAAGCGGATTCTCATTTAGGCCATGTTTTTAATGATGGGCCACCTGAAGAAGGCGGATTGCGTTATTGCATCAATTCTGCTGCTTTACGGTTTGTTCCAAAAGAACAACTAGAACAAGAAGGTTATAGTTCATATTTAAAAATTTTTAATTAA